A genomic window from Pecten maximus chromosome 2, xPecMax1.1, whole genome shotgun sequence includes:
- the LOC117317179 gene encoding lectin BRA-3-like, with protein MNYGRLIVINTEQKLNAFSGYLDTMGYASDRLWIGATDKADEGTWVWLNGQGVDQSYWDDVILNDFCKEDFFAFTAECGRIQYRTLSDDTCGISQAYVCERPDIV; from the exons ATGAATTATGGCCGCCTTATCGTCATCAACACGGAACAAAAATTGAACGCATTTTCGGGGTATCTAG ATACTATGGGTTATGCCAGCGACCGCCTGTGGATAGGTGCCACCGATAAGGCTGATGAGGGCACCTGGGTGTGGCTGAACGGACAAGGAGTGGATCAGTCTTACTGGGACGACGTGATATTAAATGATTTTTGTAAGGAAGACTTTTTTGCCTTCACTGCTGAATGTGGTAGAATTCAGTATAGGACCCTTAGCGATGATACCTGTGGCATTTCACAGGCGTATGTCTGTGAGAGGCCGGACATCGTCTAG